The DNA region GTGTTGCACAAGTGCAAAAGGCATATGTATTTAGTCTTTGGGTTGACCTTTTTGGCGATGTGCCTTATTTTGACGCCTTAAAAGGAAATGATGATCTGAAACCTAAGTATGATGCGAGTTCGGCCATCTACGACGATCTTTTCGTACAGTTGGATAATGCCATTACCAATTTAAGTGCAGCCTCTTCGTCGCTTTCTCCTGATGTTAACAGTGACCTTATTTATGGAGGAGACAGAACAAAATGGATCAGATTGGCAAATAGCATTAAATTAAAATTATATAATCAGGTTCGGTTAAAACGTAATGTTACAGCCCAGATCAATGCCTTAATTGCAGGAAATAACCTGATTTCAGCAGAAGATCAGGACTTTCAGCTTAAATTTGGCACTTCATCTTCACCTGAAAACAGAAATATTGGCTTCTTTGCCAATTATGGTACTGGACAGCGCGAGAGTTTTGTAAGCCCATTTTTTTATACCATTTTAAAGAATTCGGCCGATCCGCGGATGCCTTACTACATCTATAACCAGCTTACGCCAACAGGCAATCCCACCAACCCTGTCGATTTCAGGGATGGACGGTTCCTTTCTGTCCGGTTTGCTTCTAAAGGGCCAAACCGTAATCAGGACCAGCGTACATTCCAATCGCTTGTGGGGCTTTTTCCGGTAGGCGGCCGGTATGACAATGGAACTGGTGGGGCAGCGTCATTGACTAGCGGACCTGGAGATGCCCCTGTGCGGGTTTTAACCAGCTATCAGGTTAAATTTATCCAGGCAGAGGCTGCATTAACTATAGGTACAACAGGTGCTGCGGATGCGCTATTGAGGGCAGCTATGGTAGAAAATTTTGCGAAAATTAATAAACAAGCTGCAGCTGTTCCAGGCTCTGTTCAGACCGTTCCTTCAATTACTGATTTGGCCAGGGATACCTATATTAACGCCATTATGGCTAATTATGCAGCGGCCACAACAACTGATGCAAAATTAAATATCATTATGACCCAAAAATGGATTGCCAGTTTTGGCTATGGCATGGATGCTTATACAGATTACCGCCGTACAGGTTTCCCGGCTATACCAAATACTACTGGTGCTGTTGATCCGGAAATGGTGAGTATAAGAACTTTCCCCTTCCGTTTGCCATATCCTAATTCTGAGCAAAGTTCTAATCCTAATTTTCCTGGTCAGCCTGATATATATGGTACTGCCGGAAAAATATTCTGGTCCAATTAAATACGCATACATATGAAATATTTAAAATTCTTACTCATCATAGGTTTAATTACAGGCACGGTTGCCTGTAAAAAGAGCCGTTATCCCGAATTTGAAAATTCGGCAAATGCACAGTTTACACGCACTGCTGCAACCGGAACAGCGGCAGCTCCATATAATAATGGAACGCTGAGCAAGGCGGCGCCTGCTACTGCAGATCAGTTTTTGTTAAAAGTAGTAGAGAGCGGAAATGTGCAATCTGTGGCTGTAATGGTAGATTATAGAAAAGCCACTGCACCAAATACAACTGTTTATACACAGCAGTTTGCATCCATTACCAGCTGGCCTCAAACCTACAATGCTAGCTTGAATAGCTTGGTGACACTGTTTGCATCTAACGGCCTCACGGTAGGTGGTTTGGCCGTAGGAGATAAATTTGTTTTCCGCATCGTAATTACGCTGAACAGCGGCACAGTTATTTCTGAACAAGCGGCTATTATGAATGCTGCACCTTATGCAATTACATTAACATATACTGTTGGGGCTTAGCCTCAATTTGTAAGGTTATAACAAAAGCGCCAATTTTCATCATGAAAATCGGCGCTTTTGTTATAAATCCGTTTTGGATTAAAAACAATTTCAATTTTCTCATTTTTCTGCCTTGACAGATTTAATTGCATCTAACACTTTAAAAAAGGTGACTTTTGCTTATTGAATATAAATAATTTAGCTAATGATTAAAATAATTTATCCGGTTTGTTAAAGTGTGTTAAAAGTTTTGTGATCTGGGCTGTGAATATTAAATATTGAAATTTTGTTTTGTTATGCTGGAAAAACAAAAATAATATTCTAAAATAAAACTTTTTTCAGTGCTAAATTGTTAAATGTTCATGTCACGGAAGTGTCATTTGTAAATGAGCTGTCTCTGATATGCTATGCATGCATATCATATTCGGTATATTTGACAATTATTAACTAACCTAAATTTTTTTATCTAATGAAAAAACTTCTACAAAGTTTGTTCATTTTGATGCTAGTTGCAGGAGCAGCAATAGCTCAGGATCGGACAATTACAGGTACGGTTACAGGAAAGGATGATGGCTTGCCAATTCCCGGAGTTTCCGTAAAAATTGTAGGTACTCAGACCGGTACCTCTACAGATGCAAATGGGAAATATGCACTAAAAGCCCCTTCAGGCGCAACATCTATTCAGTTCACCTCAATTGGTTATACGCAATTAACACTTCGTTTGGGAGCGTCAAATGTTTTGAATGCTACCTTATCAACAGATGCACAACAATTAGGTGAGGTTGTAGTAACAGCCTTAGGTGTTTCTAAAGAGAAAAGAACTTTAGGGTATTCTGCACAGGCGGTTAAACCCCAGGACATCCTAAACTCCAGGGAATCCAACGTAGTGAATGCCCTTGCTGGTAAGGTTGCTGGTGTTCAAATCAATAACTCCGGTGGTCAGGCAGGTTCTTCTTCAAGGATTACCATTAGGGGTACCACTTCATTAATTGGAAATAACCAGCCGTTATTTATCATTGATGGTATTCCAATGGATAATTCTACCAACAGGGGGATTAGCGAGACGGATGAAAGCGCATTGTTTAATGGGGCCGGAGGAAACAGGGGGATTGACCTTGATCCGAACACAATTGAAACAATGACCGTTTTAAAGGGAGCTGCGGCATCGGCATTATATGGTTCGAGAGGAGCGATGGGTGTAATTATGATCACAACCAAAAGAGGAAAGAAAGACGCCAACCGGAAATATCCAAAAGTTTCTTTTTCTTCCAGTTTAGCCCTTGACAATGCCTTTACAGACGGTTATCAGACCTCTTATTTGCAGGGTACCTTGGGTAAATATAAAAACGGGTTGCCACCTACTGCAGGTGGGTATTCAGAAAATGGCGGCGCCACGCAGACATCTGCCAGCTGGGGACCTCATAAGGACAGTGTAAGCCAGGCGGTGATCAGTGCCATCGGCATGCCTAAGGTTATGGATCCAAGAAAAGAGTTTTATCGTACAGGTAAGGTATGGAATAATTCAGTGTCCCTTAGTGGTGGAACAGACAAGTCTACCTATATCCTTACTTATTCAAATCTGGACCAGCAGGGTATCGTTGAGAAAAATACCTTTAAAAGGAATAGTATTACCGGTAATTTCTCTTCACAGCTAGGTAGTAAATTTAATACCAGCACATCTGTGAATTATACCAATTCCAAAAACATGCGGATGCCTGAAGGAAACTCTAAGCGTTCATACCTGTATTCATTGAACTTTGCCCCTATTAGTTTCGATAGCAAGGCCCAATATGAATTGGCGGGTAATCGGTCTTGGACAAATGAGGCCGGATTTAACAACCCTTACTGGTTATTGGATAACATCGAAATGCCAAGTAGCGTAGATAGGTTTGTGGTTTCAAATGAATCCACCCTCGAAATTTTACCTTGGTTGAAATTAACCAACAGGGTTGGTCTGGATACCTATACTGATAACCAGGCAGAACACGTAAATGTGGGTACGATCAGTGTGCCCAGAGGTAGGATGTATGATGCATTGATCAAACAAACACAGATTAATAATGACCTGATCTTAAATGCTGATTATAAGATCAATGATGATATGAAGATTTCCGGGTTGATCGGTAATAACATCAATCAGCGGAAATTTGCAAGAAGAACAGTAAGAGGCTTGGACATCATTCCTGGTTTCTATGACATCACCGGAGCCCAAACTACAGAAGCGCTTCAGGCAGATGAGCAAAGGAGGCTGATTGGTATCTACGGATCCGCAACTTTTGAATATAAAAACTTTCTTTATTTAAACGCTACAGCAAGAAATGACTGGTCTTCAACTTTACCGGTGGATAACAATTCATTCTTTTACCCATCTGTATCTGCAGGTTTTGTATTTAGTGATGTACTGGGTCTGAACAATAACAAATATTTCAACTATGGTAAGTTGAGATTGCCTTATGCTCAGGCTGGTAATGATGCTGATCCTTATTCAGTTTATCAGACTTATGTAAGGGCAAACCCAGGGGATGGCCAGAGAGGAAACATTGCTTTTCCTTTCAATGGAGTGAACGGCTTTGAAAGAAATGCGCGTTTGTATAACCAAGGGCTTGTTCCTGAAAAAGTGACAGAAAAAGAAATCGGTTTGGAACTGAAGTTTTTCAAAAACAGGTTAGGCATTGATGCTGCTTACTACGATAAAGTCAGCAGGAACCAGATCCTTCCACAGGAGGTATCCGGTGCTAGTGGTTATGTAGACCGCATGATCAACGCAGGTGAGATTTTGAACCGTGGTATAGAGGTAACATTAAATGCGACGCCAATACAAACAGAAGCATTTAGCTGGGATATCGCTGTAAATTTTGCAAAGAACCGTTATAAATTAAAATCTATCGCCGAAGGTGTAGATAACATTTTCCTTGCGGGTTTTGAAAGTCCACAGATCAGGGCCGATAAAGATTACGGCTATGGTGTAATATGGGGAACCAGGTTTGCCCGTAACGACCAAGGCAAGATGCTGATTGACGACGATGGTTTGCCTATTGTTGCGGATGACCTTGGGCCAATTGGTAATGTGACACCTGATTGGACAGGCGGCATCAGAAATACTTTTAGTTATAAAGGACTGTCGTTATCTGCTTTGTTTGACATCAGACATGGCGGAGACATCCTTAACTTTGATTTGTACTACTCTACTTTTTATGGAACAGCTAAGGTAACCGAACAAAGAAACACTATGAAACTTTGGGAAGGTGTAAGACAGTCTGATGGCCAGCCAAATACAACGCCTGTTTTACAGGATCAGGCCTATTTCCAGAACTGGTATACTACTTCGTACGAAACATTGGTTGAAGATGGTGGTTTTGTGAAGTTAAGAGAAGTTACACTGAGCTATAATCTGCCGCAAAAACTTATCGCTAAAACCCCTTTTGAGTCTATCGGTTTTTCTGTTACCGGGCGTAACCTTTGGATCAAGTCTGATTTTAGTTTTAAAGATCCTGAAGGCAGCTTGCTGGGTAATGGAAATGCACAGGGCTTTTATCATGCAGTTACCCCGGGAACAAGAGGAGTTACTTTTGGTCTTAACGTTAAATTTTAAAGAAAGCTATCATGAAAATAAAATATATCATATACCCCGTTGTATTTTTATTGCTGACTGCATTATTCAGTTGCAAAAAATACCTGGATGTTAATAGGGATCCCAATAATCCTTCTGAAGTAACAGAAGGATTGATGACTTCGGCGATCATCAGCACATTCTCTTACGAAGTTGCCGGCGGATACCCGACCAGGGTAACATCCTTTTGGACAAAACACTTAGCTTATGCTACCCCAGGGCCACATGAAGGTAATTATTACCTTGTTGCCAATGATGTAGATAACTTCTGGAGATATTCTTCTTATACAGCCATCATGGGAACTGCAAAGGAACTCATTGAAAAAGCAGATAAAAACGGAAATCCATCTTATGCTGCAATTGGAAGAATAATTATGGCCTGGAACCTGGCTTACCTGACCGAGTGCTATGGCTCTATTCCATATACTGATGCCTTTAAAGCAGAAAGTGGAAATACCAAGCCAAAATACGACTCACAGGAAGATATTTACAAGCAAATTCAGGCTTTGTTGGATCAGGCAATTATCGATGCGGGAAAAGGAACAGGACTTAAGCCTGGCACAGAAGACTTCATTTATGGTGGAACAAT from Pedobacter africanus includes:
- a CDS encoding SusD/RagB family nutrient-binding outer membrane lipoprotein, whose amino-acid sequence is MKNRYKYFTGLAIIGFSVIFGGCQKNFLDINTDPNNPTDLPLTQILPAAEGGLTFNLCQNVGGINSATSTFVHQIVNSRVNDYVIDGTNFQNAWGYAGGSYGVFPGVLYDLQTVINKGTAQNAPHYVGVAQVQKAYVFSLWVDLFGDVPYFDALKGNDDLKPKYDASSAIYDDLFVQLDNAITNLSAASSSLSPDVNSDLIYGGDRTKWIRLANSIKLKLYNQVRLKRNVTAQINALIAGNNLISAEDQDFQLKFGTSSSPENRNIGFFANYGTGQRESFVSPFFYTILKNSADPRMPYYIYNQLTPTGNPTNPVDFRDGRFLSVRFASKGPNRNQDQRTFQSLVGLFPVGGRYDNGTGGAASLTSGPGDAPVRVLTSYQVKFIQAEAALTIGTTGAADALLRAAMVENFAKINKQAAAVPGSVQTVPSITDLARDTYINAIMANYAAATTTDAKLNIIMTQKWIASFGYGMDAYTDYRRTGFPAIPNTTGAVDPEMVSIRTFPFRLPYPNSEQSSNPNFPGQPDIYGTAGKIFWSN
- a CDS encoding SusC/RagA family TonB-linked outer membrane protein, whose amino-acid sequence is MKKLLQSLFILMLVAGAAIAQDRTITGTVTGKDDGLPIPGVSVKIVGTQTGTSTDANGKYALKAPSGATSIQFTSIGYTQLTLRLGASNVLNATLSTDAQQLGEVVVTALGVSKEKRTLGYSAQAVKPQDILNSRESNVVNALAGKVAGVQINNSGGQAGSSSRITIRGTTSLIGNNQPLFIIDGIPMDNSTNRGISETDESALFNGAGGNRGIDLDPNTIETMTVLKGAAASALYGSRGAMGVIMITTKRGKKDANRKYPKVSFSSSLALDNAFTDGYQTSYLQGTLGKYKNGLPPTAGGYSENGGATQTSASWGPHKDSVSQAVISAIGMPKVMDPRKEFYRTGKVWNNSVSLSGGTDKSTYILTYSNLDQQGIVEKNTFKRNSITGNFSSQLGSKFNTSTSVNYTNSKNMRMPEGNSKRSYLYSLNFAPISFDSKAQYELAGNRSWTNEAGFNNPYWLLDNIEMPSSVDRFVVSNESTLEILPWLKLTNRVGLDTYTDNQAEHVNVGTISVPRGRMYDALIKQTQINNDLILNADYKINDDMKISGLIGNNINQRKFARRTVRGLDIIPGFYDITGAQTTEALQADEQRRLIGIYGSATFEYKNFLYLNATARNDWSSTLPVDNNSFFYPSVSAGFVFSDVLGLNNNKYFNYGKLRLPYAQAGNDADPYSVYQTYVRANPGDGQRGNIAFPFNGVNGFERNARLYNQGLVPEKVTEKEIGLELKFFKNRLGIDAAYYDKVSRNQILPQEVSGASGYVDRMINAGEILNRGIEVTLNATPIQTEAFSWDIAVNFAKNRYKLKSIAEGVDNIFLAGFESPQIRADKDYGYGVIWGTRFARNDQGKMLIDDDGLPIVADDLGPIGNVTPDWTGGIRNTFSYKGLSLSALFDIRHGGDILNFDLYYSTFYGTAKVTEQRNTMKLWEGVRQSDGQPNTTPVLQDQAYFQNWYTTSYETLVEDGGFVKLREVTLSYNLPQKLIAKTPFESIGFSVTGRNLWIKSDFSFKDPEGSLLGNGNAQGFYHAVTPGTRGVTFGLNVKF